DNA from Candidatus Nezhaarchaeota archaeon:
ATGAGGCCTCTAGCCTGCCGCGTAGGAGGATGGCTGAAGTAATTATCGAGGCGACCAGGGCCATCTTCGACCTGGGGTCGAGCTTATGTAAGGGGCTTGAGCCTCTACCATAGGAGAAGGTCTGTAGGAAGCTCAATGATGAAGGCCCCTCAACACGTCGTCGACTAGCTTAGAGACGCTGCGATAGAGTTTAGCTTCTCTAAGAAGCCCTCGCTTAACTAGCGCCTTAGCTACTTCTATAGAGACAGGCGGCTTAAGCGAAGCGCTTAGCAGTAGGCTCTCATTGACCAAGACCTCTTCAGCTGGCCCATCGGCCACTACCTTCCCCTTAGACATGACGATGACCCTGTCTATGTAATCAGCAACAAACTCCACGTCATGGGTTATGACCACCACTGTCTTCCCCTCCTTAGCAAGCCTTCCCATAAGCAGTGCCAGCCTCTCCTTCTGAGCTGCGTCTTGGCCAACCGTGGGCTCGTCTAGGATCAGCAAGCTCGGGTCGTGGCTTAAGATTGAAGCTAAGGCCACCCTGCGCCTCTCTCCGCTACTTAAGGTTAGGGGGGAGCGGGCCCTAAACTCAGCTATGCCTAGCTTAGCTAATGTAGCCTCAACTCTACGCGTAGCCTCGCTTAGAGGCACGCCGAGGTTCTTAAGCACGAAGCCGACCTCCTTCTCCACGGTCTCTGAGAAGAGCTGGTGGTCTGGGTTTTGGAAGGCGAAGCCTACGTACTTAGCTAGCTCGTACACCTCGGCCTTAGAGGTGTCTAGGCCAAGGACCTCTACCCGCCCCCTCTGAGGCTTAAGTAGCCCTATGAAGTGCTTAGCTAAAGTGGTCTTTCCAGCCCCGTTCTCGCCAACTATAGCGACTAACTCTCCTTTATCTATCTTTAGGTCGACCCCTTTAAGGACGGGCTCGGGGTGGTTAGGGTAGGAGTACCAGAGGTCTTCAACGACTATAGCGCTCAAGAAACCCCACCAACTCCTCAGCCAACTCTTCGGGAGTAAGGGGGATCTTTGGGAGCTGAACCCCTCTTGCTGCAAGCTCGCGGTAGACCTTGATCGACCTAGGTACAGCCACCCCTAGCTTCTCAGCTTCCTCTGAGGCTAAGACTTCGCGAGGATCTCCAACTAGCACCACCTTCCCCTTATCCATTAGCACGGCTAGGTCGGCTAGACGGGCGACGGCATCGAGGCGATGCTCGACTAAGACTATTGTCAGCCCCTCACGGTTTAGGCTAGCCAACGTGCTTAAGAAGTCGTGCGCACTGGCTGGGTCGAGGTTAGAGGTAGGCTCGTCGAGTACGAGTATCTGTGGCCTCAAAGCCAGGGCTGCTGCTAAAGCCACCTTCTGCTGCTCACCGCCTGAGAGCTCGAAGGGGGGCTTGTCTCTGAGGCTTGCGATCTTTAGCGCAGTGAGCGCCTCCTCCACCCTCCTCTTTATTTCCTCCTTGGGTAAGCCCAGGTTCTCTAGGGCAAAGGCAACCTCCCTCTCCACTGATAGACATATCAGCTGATCCTCTGGCTCTTGAAACACCATTCCCACTCGCTTAGCTAGCTCGTGAACAGGCCTAGAGGCCACGTTAACGTTGCCCACTAGCACCTTGCCTCTTAGTCGACCGCCGTAGAAGTGAGGGATTAAGCCGTTAAAGCATCGGCAGAGCGTAGTCTTTCCGCAGCCACTAGGCCCAGCGATTAGCGTAAAAGTACCTGCGTCTATCTTTAGGTCGACCCCTTTAAGGACGGGCTCGGGGTGGTTAGGGTAGGAGTACCAGAGGTCTTCAACGACTATAGCGCTCAAGAAACCCCACCAACTCCTCAGCCTCACCCAATGGGCCTCATGCCCTTCTTAGAGAGCTCTTCGTCAACCCTCTTGAAGGCCTCGGCTACCGCCTCTTCGACTAGGGCCTTGATGTTACACTTAACCCCTGGGTGTGCCTCTACTTCAGCCTCTATAGTTAAGTAGGCCTCTCCATCCCCTCCCCTCTCGGCGCTTATTGTTAAGGAGAGGCCCCTAATCCCTCCTCTAGGCAGGACCCCCTCGAGCCTCTTCTTAATGAGCTTTTCCAGCTCAATGACTAAGTCTTCCCAGAAGTCCTTAGGCTCGAGCGGGAAAGGTCATAAGCTAAGCCACCCCGATTGCTGAGAGCGATTGAGCTATCTTCTGCCTAAGCTCCTCTACTTGCTTTCTGGCTAAGCTCTCCTGCCTCTCCAGGGTCTTTATGTGGAGCTCCAGGGTCTCCTTTCTATCTTGAAGCTCTGACATCGTCCTATTCCTATCAGCTAAGAAGAGGAGGGAGCCAACCGTTTTGTAGACAGGTGTGTCTGGGTTAAGTTTCTCAAGCTCCTCTAGAGCCCTCTGAACTTCGCGTAGCTCAAGCTCATACTGCTGCCTCCTAATAATTAAGGCCCTTAGCCTCTCCTGGCTTTCTTGGAGCTGAAGCAGCTTATTCTGTATTTCAGGCGGCAGCTGGGCTTCACTCATACGCGGCTAAATGCAAAGCTGAGTCTCATAAATAGTTTGCTTAACTTCCTACTGCCTTTCCCCGGCTGATGATACCCACGCGGCCAGCTCACCGAATGAGTGTATCCATCGAAGGTACGAGTTGAGCGCGGCCCTAAGTTTGCTAAGGCTCACCGCCTCAATAGTAATTTCTACCTTGTTCGTGTCAGTGGATATGTTAGCCATCAACCCCCTGGAGGACATGGCTAGCACTTCGGGTTTTAGTGAAGTATAGAGCGCCTTGGCCTCGTCGTCTGAGGAGAGCTCGACCTCTATTACTGCCTTGTGCACTTTAACCCACGACCTTTAAGACCCTCTTTATCCTGATCGAGGGGCCTATGGGCCTCCCCCTCTGTAGGTCTAGGAAATTTATGGCCCCTAGGTAGCCTCGCCTAGGTGAGATGAGGACTAGGCTACCGTAGTTAGGCGCGGAGGGCCTCCCTTTAACCAAGGGGAGGCCTAAGGCCTCAGCTAGTACTTTGCCGAGCGCCTCTAGCTCCCTCTCTGCCTCGATAGCTACGGCCGCCTTAGTTAACCGTTGAGGATGCATCCCCATCTCCCTAACTAGCTTAGTGCCTAAGCAAACTAGGGAGGCCACTAACTCGTTCGCCTCAGTACGGTAAAGGTCTAGCCTACCTGGGTTCCCCTTCCTAACGTTAACCACTAGCACGTGCGACATGTCCTTAGCTGAGGCTTCTAGCATTACTTCATTAAGGCTCATCTTCCCTCGATTAACGTACACTGAGCCTGGAAGCACTACTGAAAGCTCTTTACAGAAGCTTCGCACTCTTCTAGTTGGACGGTGCGAAGTAGTTATGAAGATGGCCATGGCGCTCTTCTAGCCGCGCATACTAAAGGGGGTGTAGGCGCCCCCGGCAAACACCTTCCCGCACTTACGACAGAACCATATGCCAACAGCCCTGCGCTTAAGCGAGCCTAAAGTTAGGCAGGAGGGACATCTATGCTTAGATTTAAGCTTCTGCTCCACTTCGCCAACTCTTTTTCTAACAGCATAGCCGTAACGAGCTCCGAAGCGGGCTGTTGACTTAGTTACCTTGGTCCTAGCCACTTAGCCCACCCACTTGGTGAAGTGCCTTTTGAGCTCCTCGGCCTTGCTAAGGGCTATCTTAATAGCTCTATGGACCTCTTCGACCTCAAACGATCCTTCACCCCCCTTCTGGATAGCACATATTTTATTCGACACCACTGATATTGAGAGCCTAGCGTCAGAGGCCTCCTCTTCATCCAGGGTCGGGTCTACAATTAACCACTCCCCTACCTTAGTCACAGTGACAGTAACTGGAAGTTCAGCTAGCGGCGGGCTAACCTTGGCCTTAAGGTCCACCTTCACCTCTCCCCCGCTCACCTCAGCCACCGGCGTCTTAGATGTGAGGAGAGCAAGCGAGGCTGCGAGCGATGAGGCATCGATGAGGTTTCCATCGTGGTTCAGCACGTACATGTCTACCCAGGCAATCCAAACGCTCTTCCCAGGGACTAGGCATAGCTTACATAGGTCTATGGATCCAGCCCTCCTAAGCCCTCGATCTACTATCCTAGCTAGCTCTATTGCGTTCTCATCAGGAGGCCCTGTCTCAAAAGTGGGAGAGGCTAGGGGTAGGAACTCGGCGTTAACTGCTAAGACTCCTAGGTTTGGAGCGTCGGGGAAGGGTGAACCTACTTCGTACTTAACCCCAGCTAGCACGACAGTGTCCCCAATACTAACCCTAGCGGACCCGTCAGCCCTCCCTATGACGCCCACCTCTACCTTAATCGACCTGTAGTCTTCAAGGCCCCTACCGTCCAGCCTCTTCCCGCTGCTTAGTAGGTTGAGTAGCTGTGTCCTCTTTACCTTAGACACCAACTAGCTCACCTCAATAGCCTTCCTAAGAGATAGGTAGCGCTGCTTTAGAGCCTCCTTTTGAGCGTTATAGATCTTCTCGCAAGCAGCTATTGCTAAATCTATTGCCTTAGCGAGCTCTTCGTAAGTAAGCAGGCCGTCAAGCTGTAGGAGTGTTACTTTACGCCGCCCGTGCATGATAGCGAAGGGCATGTCAGCCTCACCGTTTTTATCCTCCAGGTCCGTGGGGTCGACTACTAGTACTCCGCCAATCTTCCCAATGGCGCAAGCGGCGACCAGGTCCTTCATGGGTATCCCTGCATCGGCTAGGGCGAGGGAGGCGGCGTTAATGCCAGTGCACCTAGTGCTACCGTCAGCCTCCAGTACCTCAATGAATACGTCGATGGCAGTGTATGGGAATTGCTCAAGCATAACGGCTTGAGATAGGGCTTCTCGTATAACCTTGGATAGCTCGACTTCTCTTCGAGAAGGCGCTGGCGACTTCCGAACCTCGACTGAGAAGGGGGCCATGTGATACCTACATCTAATTCTAGCTCTATCTGGGTAGGCTAAGTGCTTTGGATGGATGTCCCTAGGGCCGTAGACTGCGGCTAGCACCTTCGTGTTCCCCTGCTCAACATAAGCTGAGCCGTTGGCGTTCTTTAAGACTCCGACGCTCATCTTAAGGGGCCTGAGCTCGTCCGGCCTCCTACCGTCGTGTCTAGTGCCCTCGG
Protein-coding regions in this window:
- a CDS encoding KEOPS complex subunit Pcc1, coding for MHKAVIEVELSSDDEAKALYTSLKPEVLAMSSRGLMANISTDTNKVEITIEAVSLSKLRAALNSYLRWIHSFGELAAWVSSAGERQ
- a CDS encoding energy-coupling factor ABC transporter ATP-binding protein, whose product is MSAIVVEDLWYSYPNHPEPVLKGVDLKIDKGELVAIVGENGAGKTTLAKHFIGLLKPQRGRVEVLGLDTSKAEVYELAKYVGFAFQNPDHQLFSETVEKEVGFVLKNLGVPLSEATRRVEATLAKLGIAEFRARSPLTLSSGERRRVALASILSHDPSLLILDEPTVGQDAAQKERLALLMGRLAKEGKTVVVITHDVEFVADYIDRVIVMSKGKVVADGPAEEVLVNESLLLSASLKPPVSIEVAKALVKRGLLREAKLYRSVSKLVDDVLRGLHH
- a CDS encoding 50S ribosomal protein L37ae is translated as MARTKVTKSTARFGARYGYAVRKRVGEVEQKLKSKHRCPSCLTLGSLKRRAVGIWFCRKCGKVFAGGAYTPFSMRG
- the rrp41 gene encoding exosome complex exonuclease Rrp41; this encodes MEQGRLISAEGTRHDGRRPDELRPLKMSVGVLKNANGSAYVEQGNTKVLAAVYGPRDIHPKHLAYPDRARIRCRYHMAPFSVEVRKSPAPSRREVELSKVIREALSQAVMLEQFPYTAIDVFIEVLEADGSTRCTGINAASLALADAGIPMKDLVAACAIGKIGGVLVVDPTDLEDKNGEADMPFAIMHGRRKVTLLQLDGLLTYEELAKAIDLAIAACEKIYNAQKEALKQRYLSLRKAIEVS
- the rrp42 gene encoding exosome complex protein Rrp42, whose amino-acid sequence is MSKVKRTQLLNLLSSGKRLDGRGLEDYRSIKVEVGVIGRADGSARVSIGDTVVLAGVKYEVGSPFPDAPNLGVLAVNAEFLPLASPTFETGPPDENAIELARIVDRGLRRAGSIDLCKLCLVPGKSVWIAWVDMYVLNHDGNLIDASSLAASLALLTSKTPVAEVSGGEVKVDLKAKVSPPLAELPVTVTVTKVGEWLIVDPTLDEEEASDARLSISVVSNKICAIQKGGEGSFEVEEVHRAIKIALSKAEELKRHFTKWVG
- a CDS encoding prefoldin subunit beta, whose product is MSEAQLPPEIQNKLLQLQESQERLRALIIRRQQYELELREVQRALEELEKLNPDTPVYKTVGSLLFLADRNRTMSELQDRKETLELHIKTLERQESLARKQVEELRQKIAQSLSAIGVA
- a CDS encoding energy-coupling factor ABC transporter ATP-binding protein, with translation MRLRSWWGFLSAIVVEDLWYSYPNHPEPVLKGVDLKIDAGTFTLIAGPSGCGKTTLCRCFNGLIPHFYGGRLRGKVLVGNVNVASRPVHELAKRVGMVFQEPEDQLICLSVEREVAFALENLGLPKEEIKRRVEEALTALKIASLRDKPPFELSGGEQQKVALAAALALRPQILVLDEPTSNLDPASAHDFLSTLASLNREGLTIVLVEHRLDAVARLADLAVLMDKGKVVLVGDPREVLASEEAEKLGVAVPRSIKVYRELAARGVQLPKIPLTPEELAEELVGFLERYSR